AAGGCACTACTCATGGCGAAAGGCTACGTGCAACGCGAAGGGATTGATTTTGATGAGGTGTTTGTCCTGGTAGCGCGTCTGGACACGGTGCATGTACTACTCGCCATCGTCGCGCACAAGGGTTGGGCAGTACACCACCTAGATGTCAAGTCTGCATTCCTCAACGGCGTTCTTGAAGAAGAGGTGTTTGTTGCTCAGCCACCTGGTTTCGTTCAGGAAGGCCAGGAAGACAAGGTGCTGAAACTTCACAAAGCACTATATGGACTTCGACAGGCACCTAGGGCCTGGAATGCCAGGTTGGATAGCACTTTGCTGTCACTTGGTTTCCAGAGGAGCTCATCTGAGCATGTTGTGTACATGCACGGCATCAACAATCATCGGGTCCTACTCGGTGTGTACGTCGACGACTTGATAGTCACCGGCGCCGAAGGGGAGGAAATACTCAAGTTCAAGGCAGAGATTTAGAGGTCATTCTAGATGTCCGACCTGGTTCTCTTGAACTATTATCTTGGCATAGAAGTTCGTCAGAGGCCTAGGAGCATAACCCTGTGTCAATCAGCCTACGCCGAGAAGTTGCTGGACAAAGCGGGTTTGGGGAGCTGCAACCCAACTCTCGCGCCAATGGAGCCACACTTGAAGGTTAGCAAGGAGAGCATGAGCTCTCCTGTTGATGCTCCATTCTACCGAAGCATCATAGGGAGTCTCTGCTACCTTGTTCATACCCGTCCGGACATCACATTCGCCGTCGAGTACCTCAGCCAGTTCATGGATGCACCGGCAGTCGAACACCTCAACGCCATCAAGCACATGTTACGATACATTGCAGGTACACGAAGCTACAGGTGCAGCTATCTCAAGCACTACGGTGCGATCGAGTTAGTCGGGTACAGCAGCTCTGACATGGCCAAAGACGTGGACGATCGAAAGAGTACCACTGGTGTGCTGTTCATGCTTGGGAACAGTCCAGTGTCATGGAAATCACAGAAGCAAAAGATTGTGGCCCTCTCATCGTGTGAAGCAGAGTATGTGGCCGCCACGACTACAGCCTACCAAGGAGTGTGGCTGGGATGTTTGATCGGTGACCTGCTTCACAGGAAGCCGGACAACAACATCATCCATGTGGACAACAAGTTTGCAATTCAGTTGTGCAAGAACCCTGTCTTCCACGACTGAAGCAAGCATATCAAGACTCGCTACCACTTCATACGAGAGTGTGTAGAAGAATGCAAGGTCGTTGTGAAGGACATTAACACTAATGATCAGCTTGCAGACATCATGACGAAGTCACTTGGATGCGTGAAGTTTCAGGAACTGGGAGCCCGGATCCATGTTGTCGACACCAGCAGTAGTTAGATTAGGGGGGAGAATGTTGATTTAATCAAGTCTGCTACTGGTTTCCTCAGTTAGCTTGTTAGGATAGCTTAGCGGTCAAGGTTTGTTTTTCTGTTTCAGAGTCTGTTAGTTGAGTTTTAGAGTTTTTTATGCACGTTGAGCATAATCCACGAATGTGTGCTAGCTATGCGTGTCAGTAATGTTGCATGATCTgctcgtgggatggcacgagaTGATCAGATCGTGTTCATGCATGTTTACTCGTTTTGTCAATAAAAGGAGAAGACATTCACAGAAAAATTGCGATTTGCAGCACAAAATCAGAGAGTCCACTATCCGTTGCGTGTTTCTTCAGTCTCCCCAGAGCTTCTGGTGTTTGCCTAACAGGAACACGAAAACAACTTCAGCTGTGCTTGTCGTCAGGTGGATCCGAGTTTGGCAAGCGAGGAATTGACACCAACGCTCGAGGAATTGACACCGGCGTGGCTAACAACCGACCGCCGAGCCACCTACCACGAAGTGATCCGCCTTTAATGCTGGTCTAGTGGGTGGCCAGCGTGACACACCGGATATGGTCGGCACTGCATTCGGTGACCAACTTGGTAGCCACTGTTCCTACCATGCTTAGAGTAAGTTTAGGAAAATTACTTGGGCCCTTGCAATATCCACTCGGCTGTCCCTAGGTCCCAGTGGCATAGTGATGGCTTGTATCTATACCCTTGTGGGGACATGCTTGTACTTTTAGACCCtgaatgacactataaatacaggcCCATGGCACACGGTGCAGGAGACAAAGTTTTTGATCACTTGAACTAGTCTCTtcctctctacttcttctccaagcttgggCGACCCTTGTGGGTTGGCTCTCGCCACATTTTCTCGTGGAAGGCATACTTCTTTCACCAATAGCTGGCGCCATCCGTGTGAAGTCTAACATAGAAGTACAAGGAGGGGTAAgatgccaccaaagaagaaggCCACCAGACCGACAGCCCATTTGGGCTACCCCCAGCAACACCTGTGCAAAAATTGGCACGACACCCGTGGCCAAGTGCGCGATATGCTGACGTCAGTCCCACTGCTAGGCAGAATGAGGGCCTGGTGGCCACCGCTGACCTGGCTACGACCCTGGCCGCAACTGGCACGGCGGCCACCGTCGACCCAGTCGCGACCCTGATCGTGCCTGGCACAGCTGCCACCACCGGTCCGGCCATGACCCTGGCTGCAACTGGCCTAGAGGCCCTTCGGTGGCCACATATCGAGAGCTTGGTTGCCCCCAAGAGGCTTTGGGCAAAGCCACAACTGCACTTACCACAATGGCAAGCCAGCAGGCACACGTGGCGGCCCTGCGGGCGCAGCTAGAGGAACTGCAGGCAACCCTATGTGCCATGTAGCCACTCGCAGACGTAACCATTGCCACTCCCAAGACGGTCAGCACCATGCCAGTCCGGGCTCCGGGGGCCAGAGGAGGCTTTATCTTCACCGCCCAGGGTACCCAAGTCCCGTCGGCAGTCTATCCACATGCGTCTGAGCTCTGGGCCCGTCGGTGCGATGCTCCGCTCCTAGACTTCGTCTCGCACCTACAAGCTAGACTGCATGCCGTACCATTCCCTAAAGGATTTTGGACCCCCAAGTTATCCAAGTCTAGGGGTGATTCAGACCCGGGGGAGTTGGTTCATTCATACGCCCTCGCCATCGAGGTCAACGGAGGAGGGCATGCCATCGTGGTCAAGTGTTTTCCTCTTGCCTTAGAGGGAGTCACCCTCCAATGGTTCTGGACGCTTGAACTCAAGGGAATTTATGTCTAGGACCAGCTCAGAGACGCCTTCTGCAACAACTTTCAGGGCATCTTCGTCAAGCCGGTAACTTCATGGAGTTTGTTCGCCATTAGACAACAGCTTGGCGAAACCCTTTGGGAGTATTTCCAGAGGTTCGCACAAACCAAGGCCCAGATATAGGGCATCTTGAATTCGTTGGTCATCAACACAGCTACCCAAGGTCTGGCCTCCTGGCCCCTCTTCGATCGATTGCACCACTGCCTGGTGCGCACGGTGAACGCCCTCATGTGCAAATTTGAGGAATACCCCTGGTAAGAAGAGGAGAGGCTCCGTCGGGAGGCCATGAATGCTGTAGTGGCCCCCTCCGTCGGCCCTGCAAGGCCAACCTCACAAACTGGGTCCTCACACATCCCACCACCACCTTCGGCCAAAAGGGGCACCAAAGAGGTCGAGTCCTCCGGCATGCGCAGATCCTGCCAACGCCCGCATCATGGCATCCATAACATCGACCACGTGCTAGGACCCCCCTCAGCTAGTAAGTTTAAGAAAATTACTTGGGCCCGAGCAATATCCACTCGGAGGTCCCTAGGTCCTAGTGGCATAGTGATGGCTTGTATCTATACCCTTGTGTGGACATGCTTGTACTTTTAGACCCtgaatgacactataaatacaaacaCAGCGCACACGGTGCAGAGGACAGAGTTTTTGATCACTTGAACCAGTATCTTCCTCTCaatttcttctccaagcttggaCGACCCTTGTGGGTTGGCTCTCGCTGCATTTGCTCATGGAAGTTATACTTCTTTAACCAACAATACCCTTGATGTTTCACATAGTATGGCTCAACATAGTGCTTGGGGCAAGGTTTCTCGCCTATAGAATACTTCCCCCACCAAGCAGCAACAGGGTAACATAGACATTCCCTACTTACACTTTCATCATCGGTACACGTAAAATAATTAACCGAGGTTCCTCATCATCAGTTCAAGTAAAATGATTAACTTGGGTTCCAATGTTTAGAACAACTGGCCTTAGAAGTTCGGTGAACTCCGATAAAACTACTGGGGCTATTGCATCGGAAGGAAACTCTATGAGACCTGGTACCGAAAGAACCTTACGACCCTGATTCATGACGTCCTTCCCTGATCCAACGGCTGGCATGTGCAACTGAGAAGAAGGAGGGGGACACATGGCATGCACATGAGAGGGTCTTTCTGTGAAACCGGGTCTCATAGAATTTTCTTCCATAtgtatcatgcatgcatgaatccAGCCGTGCTGTTCACATGTCTTGGGAGCTGGCCGTTGGGCCATTCTTGGGCCAAGGCCTCATAATTAATATTGATCACTATTGACAAAATTTCCCGGTGATCATGGGAAAATGCTAGCATATGCCACtgttaatttatcatatttccCACCTTTTGTGCGAGCATTCAACTTTGGAAATCCAACTTTGCGCACTTATtcttcaccccctctctctcttcttctcatgGCAAGCAGTTCAACGTGTCTTAACCTCATCTTGTCGACAGTCCACAATGAACATTGTTGGGGCACAAATTTGTGCCCTAGACAGAGCACAGCGAGAGTCCCACTCCCTAGAgggggctcaagcttggagataaaattgatagcttggagaagaagaagagtaatggaGAAGTTCTGTAATTGATGGGAAAACTCTTCTACTTCACTCCCTAGAGGGGGCTCATTTTACAGAGAGAAGGGGAAGGAGAAATTACCATCTTTCCTTCAAAAAATGTGTCATAATTTTGTACATATATAAGGCTTTTTGGCCATTTTCTTCCTCTAAATGGCTATATTAATGCGGGGATTATAATCGCTTATTGTATCCCTCCATATACCGTGAGGGTACCCATGGGCTAGGGTATTTTCCCTAACAGCACCCTATCATCCGCTGGTTCTTCCCTAACAACACCCTATCATCCGCTGGTTCCAAGGTTCTGAGGGCGAGCGGATGCATAGAGAATTAGTTCTAGCCCCTTTGAAGTCAGGATATCCTGGGTGGCTTTTCGTTGTTGCAGCGTGGACATCTTTGACAAGGAGCGGGGAGGGTGAGGCTCAACCGAGACGGAGTGGTCCAGAGCCCCAGAGGAGCGACCAGAAGTGGAGTCATCAACATAGCTGAGGGGCGACGAGGCTCGACAGAGATGGTGTGGTCCAGATCCCTGCGATGGCTACCGATGTGGAGCCGAGGGGTGGCGAGGCTCAACGGAGACGGTGTGGTCCTGAGCCCCATTGCGACAGCCGGAGGCAGTGAGGATTGACGAAGATGGTGCGGCCCGGAGCCTTGTAGTGGCGGCTGGAGGCAGCGAGGCTCGATGGGGACAGTGAGGTCCAGAGCCCCGCGGCATCGGCAGGAAGCGAGTCATCGACGGAGCCGAGGGGCGATGTGGCAGTCTGAATAGGCTCTCTGATAGAAAGTCTTTTCAAATTTGAGATGTCACAGCAGAGATTTCATGTGGTTGTGAGATATTCTCCTCTTTTCTAGTGCAAGTACATGATGGCGCAAGGTAGCAATAGCGTGTATGGGGTAATGCACCAGTTCTCCAGAGGTCCTATGTCAATTGCCCTTGCACGCGTCGAAAGCAATTCGAATAATAAATGCGACGGGACATGTGCGCAAAAAACTAGGGCACTGAGCAGAACTCAAAAAAATACCACGGGGCTAACAGGGGTGTTGCCATGTTCCCCCCAAGTAGTAATAAGAAAAGTCACAAAACTAGCATCGCTATGATTCCATTTCCTTCATGAGGCACTCGCCTATAAATGGTAGGGTTTTATAAGCAGAGTTTTACCTCGCAAGCCATCTATTGTTGAGTAAGAGAGAAATCCTCCCTTGTTTGAtcatggcatcttcttccactccAGGTGTGAGTGATCCGGCTGGGGCTGGGTTACCTCTGACACCAACGCCTATTTCCACTAGCCGTAGTGCCACCGGGGGTGGGTGATCCCAAGGGATCGCATTCAGGATCAGAGCCGGTTCTGACCGTCGTGTTTCCTCCATCGCCGAAATGACCGTTGCTCGCAACTCTACCTCCATTTCCAACCTGATTGGATTCTctagtcgagatcatcgacatctccgacgacgaggaggagatcgactgggatctcttggagaaggagatcgatgaggaggagaaggaaggggagaaggaggaggaggaggaggccaaggaggagtcCCCCAGCTCTTCTTCATCCCCCAACGGCTACGATGTCTCGAGGGCCGGCTTCTACATCAGCCTTCTTGGCTGGACACATTTAAAGTGTAGAAGTCACTATTAGGATTTTTTGGTGTCCTTTTGCTTTGCGCTTTCTTCCCTGGGTTGCTCGAAAAGCTATGAACTCAGAGAGGTGACTTATGCATGCAAGCATCTTTTAGATGTAAAAACcgttgattttgatgatttttatgaATCCTTGGCCATCTCCTTTTGTTATCTTATGCTAACGATGCTTTTCCCCTAATTGAAACGTTAGCGAGTCCCTAGGTAGGACTTTTGTCGAACCGGTGTCCTGGTAGCCCCTAGGTCATCTAATCGGGGTACTGAGTCTTCTCCGAGTAGCTCCGTGAGCCGCTTGAGAAGTACCCTCTTCCGAGTAGGAATTCCAAGTTAACCAGGGAAAATGGCATCCCAAACCATTAGGATGGGGAAAGTTGGCTCTCCGGAGCCAATCACACTCTCGTGTGCCATTCAAGTGTATCGGGATCTCGATCCTCCTATCATTCATTTGAGGTTCTTATGTACCAAAAGTACCACTTCCTTCTCTACCTAGTATTCTTCGTCAGTGAAGATTTCAGCTTTTATGAGGAGGGGAAATACTTCCGGTTATTTATGTTTTATGAAGAGGAGAGCTACTTTCAGGACATCATTGTTGATTACCTATTTAGAGAGGAAcagttcttctcaagtcagtatttatgtgctagtcctactagttcagagagcagcttctctcaagacgagatggacgccctatctgaggttgacctcaagTGTTTTTGGGCTCAGATGGATGGAAGAAGCTGATCACAACAGCGAAGAAGGTAATGCATTTTTACAGGGTTAGCGAAATTGTGCAGTTGTGCGAGATCAGCCAAGCCACTTTTAAGAACTGAAGGTGGCGAGCTATTAATGGCTAGCTTAGCCTCGCATCTTACGTGCCACCTGTATCGCGCGACGTGCCATCCCCCGACCCCCTCGTGTCTTCTGGTCGTGAGCAAATGGAGAGCGCGCCCCGCATCTTACGTGCCGCATGCATCATGCGACGTGTCATCCCCTCACCCCCCTTGCTTCTTTTAGTCATGAGCGAGAGGAGGGTGCACCCCACGTCTTTACATGCCGCATGCATCACACGGCGTGTCATCCCACGACCCCTCACACCTTACATGCTGCATGCATTGTGCAGTGGCGTTATCACTATGGTGGTGGGTTTATTTAATCCATTGTTGTGGGTTTTAAATGTTTACGCCGAGGTTGGAGCCGTCGAGGCAGTACGTTATGCGGCTGAGGCTTGGATCTTGCGAGGTGCGGAATCGTGCCGTGATGGTGGGCTTCTTCCAAGGTGCAGCACCGTCGAGGCAATACGTCACTCGACCGAGGCCTATGGCCtttgaggtggcggagggttacCTGATCAACACGACCGAGACATGTGGCCTTTGACGTGACAGAGGGTTTGTGCTCAACGCGATCGAGGCctgtggccttcgaggtggtaGAGGGTCACCTGCTCAACGTGACCGAGGCTGGCCTTCAAAGTGGTGAAGGGTTCGTGCTCGATGCGACCGAGGCCTGTGGCCTTCGAGGAGGCAAAGGGTCACCTATTCGATGCTACCGAGGCCTATGGTCTTCGAGGTGGCGAAGGGTTTGTGCTTGACGTGACCGAGACCTACAGCCtttgaggtggcggagggtCACCTGCTCGACATGACCAAGGcatgtggccttcgaggtggcagagGGTCACATGCACGACGCGACCGAGGCATGTGGCCTTCAAGGTGGTAGAGGGTTTGTGCTTGACGCGACCGAGGCATGTGGCCTCCAAGGTGGCGAAGGGTTTGTGCTCGATGCAACCGAGGTTCTTGGCCTTCAAAGTGGTAGAGGGTTACCTGCTCAACGTGACTGAGGCATGTGGCCTTGAAGGTGGCAGAGGGTTACTTGCTCGACGCGATCAAGGCCTCTGGCCTTTGAGGTGGCGGAGCTAGTGCCACTGCAATGGGCTTACACCATCATTGTGGGCTTTTATCTGTCTCAGCACATAGCATCCTCACCTGCAAGTAATATGTGTTCTTTCTGGACAATAGCAATAACCTAGGCTTTTAACAGATACTCAGACAACCTAGGCTTAGCAAATACGCCAATATGAAGGACCAGCATGGTGATGCAAAGGTCGGGCTCAGACAAGGAGCATAACGGCATGATGGCTGGGCATCACACAGAGAAAGGGAAAGAGCATGAAGCACGGCCGGAGCACTGGCTACAATCGCACAACCGGGCTAGGCTTGACAATGTGGTGACATAACTTTTCACCCTAACCTCCTCGTTGATGGTGGAGGTAGGGGTTGTGGTCCTATATGGAAGGCCCTCAGCGTGGCCCAGCCTTCGGCCTGTCTTCCTGGTGCACAGGCAATAGCAGGCAGGGCCTCAACGCGGGCGCAGGTCTCGCGAAGTCGGCCTGAGCATGGAGTAGGCCTCTGGCAGCAGATGTAGAGGTGAGCTTTATCATGGCACCGTGCGGGGTAGGCCTCCAGCTAGAGAGCGGAGCAAAGGTGTGGGGGTCAGAGGCGCGGAGTAGACCTCATGGGGAGTCATCCTATAGTGGATTTGCCTAAAACTTTGAGCACCCCGAAGCCTTGCACCTCCGAGCAGTGGAGCCTCATGGAGTCACACGATGATGATGGTTGGTGGCATATCTCGACAAAGTCAGGCATGGAGATGGGCCATCGAGACCGCTTCAGCAACTCTGAAGGCAGAGGACCCCCTCGGCGATGCTGGATGTGGACCTCAATAGAGTCACATGCCGAGGGCCATGGTGGCATAGCTCCACGGAGCCACACCACCCGAAGTGTCATTGTGATAGGGCTCGACGAAGACGGTGCGATCCGGAGCCCCGATGATAGTGGAcggaggtggagtcgatggTGGAGTCAAGGGGCAGCAAGGCTCGATGGAGATGTTGTGGTTCAGAGACTCGTGCCGATGGCTAGAAGTAGTGAGGCTCGAGAGAGACAGCGTGGTCTGGAGCCCTGTGACGGCAGTGACTGGAGCCAGCAAGGCTCGATGGACACGGTGTGGTTCGGAGCCCCACGACAGCGACTGGAGGCGGTGGTGACGATGAGCTAAGGGACAACAAGGCTCGATGAAGACGGTGTGGTCCGGTGCCCTGTGGTGACGGCTGGAGGCAGTGAGGCTTGACAAAGACGGCACAGTCCAGAGCCCTGCGATGGCAGCTGGAGGCGGTGAGGCTTTACAGAGACGGCGCTGTTTGGAGCCACGTGGTGTCTACTAGAGGCGGAGTTGACGGCGAATCTCGATGGAGACGGTGTGGTTTGGAGCACCGTGGCAATGGCCGGAGACAGCGAGGCTCGACGAAGACGGCACAGTCTAGAGCCCTGCGGTGGTGGCCGGAGGTAGCGATGCTTGGAGCCGAGGGGTGACGAGACTCAACGAAGATAGTGTGGTCTGGAGCCCAGTGGCGACAGCCGAAGGCAACGAGGCTTCGATGGAGATGGCGCAGTCCGGAGTCCCGTGGCGGCTACCGGAGGCGGAGTCAATGGCGGAGCCAAGGGGCGGCGAGGCTCAATAGAGATGGTCTGGTCCGGAGCCCCGCTACGTTAGCTGGAGGTGGAGTCGTCGACAGAGCTGAGGGGCGGCGTGGCACCGAGACCCCCTCGGCCGCCCGGAGCCCCGCGACAAGAGCCAAAGGTGAAGTCGATGGtggggctgagggaggcagtcggGACCCCTCAGCGGGTGCCGTGAGCTACTGCGAAGCCTCGCTGATGTGCTAGTATTGTCCACATGAAGCATGTTCGCACTCCTGAAGCCATCGACGACCAAACTTTGGGGCAA
This genomic window from Phragmites australis chromosome 7, lpPhrAust1.1, whole genome shotgun sequence contains:
- the LOC133925430 gene encoding secreted RxLR effector protein 161-like; its protein translation is MSDLVLLNYYLGIEVRQRPRSITLCQSAYAEKLLDKAGLGSCNPTLAPMEPHLKVSKESMSSPVDAPFYRSIIGSLCYLVHTRPDITFAVEYLSQFMDAPAVEHLNAIKHMLRYIAGTRSYRCSYLKHYGAIELVGYSSSDMAKDVDDRKSTTGVLFMLGNSPVSWKSQKQKIVALSSCEAEYVAATTTAYQGVWLGCLIGDLLHRKPDNNIIHVDNKFAIQLCKNPVFHD